AATGTTTTCCAATCTCGAGGACGCAAAACTAAGAGGTTACGGACCCGGAAGATTCAGCTTTAACGTAAGCGGTGGAAGATGTGAAACCTGCGAAGGCGACGGGATTCTTAAAATCGAGATGCACTTTCTTCCCGATGTTTACGTGACCTGCGAGGTCTGTAAAGGAAAACGATACAACCAAGAAACATTAGAAGTTCGTTATAAAGGAAAAAATATCTTCGATGTCCTTGAAATGACCATCGAGGACGCGAATCAATTTTTTGAAAATATTCCGATCGTAAAAAGAAAACTGGAAACGATGATGGAGGTCGGACTCGGTTATATTCGACTCGGACAACCGGCTACCACATTCTCCGGAGGAGAAGCTCAGAGAATCAAACTCGCTACCGAACTTTCCAAAAGACCAACCGGACGAACTCTGTATATTCTGGACGAGCCGACGACGGGGCTTCATTTTGAAGACGTTAGACATCTTTCCGTAGTACTTCATACGCTCGTCAATCGAGGAAATTCTATGATCGTGATCGAACACAATCTGGACGTAATCAAACAAGCCGATTGGTTGATCGATATGGGACCCGAAGGCGGAGACGGAGGGGGGCTTGTGATTGCGGAAGGAACTCCAAAGGAAGTCGCGAAGGTGAAAAATTCCTATACCGGACAGTATCTCAAGAAAATCTTTGCATCCGATAAAAAGAAAACCGGCTGAGGACTTATGAATCTAAAAGAATTCTTATCTTCCGTTCCATCCGAAGAGTATCATTCAGTATTTCGAAACGCTCTTCCGTATTTGGTGGAAGAAGGATATTTTGACGCGATCGTGGGAGGATCTTTTGAAAGCTTTCATAAAAAGATTTTCACCCTCGGTTCTTATCCGAGAGGAATCGGGATCGGAATCGCGCTCATGGCTCAGACCAATGTCGCCGGAAGAATTTTAAAATTTGTCTCGGAAGGATTTGCAAACGAAACGGAAACGAACAAACTTCCCGGTCGAGAAAAAACGATTTCGATCGTGAAAGCTCTTCTACAAGGAGTTGGAACCGGGAAAGATATTATTTCCATGGGTGTGAGCGAGTCCGGATGGAAGGGAAGAATCTCGAATATCACGAGTTCCTACAAGATCGAAGGGGATCGGATTGTTCTCGATCTTACAAAATCTTTTTTGACCAACGGAGCCAATTGCAGCGGGTTTCTCGTAGTTGCGAAGTCGCCTAACGAAACCTACGACGTGATCTATCTTCCTTTGGAAACTCCGGGTTTGGAAGTTGAACTTTTTGATTTGGAATACGCTAAGGAAGCGACCCACTGTAGACTAAAAGGGGAAGGTTTGTCCTTTCCTCTGGAGAATTTGGTTTTTCTAAACTACCAAGGATACGCGCCTGAAATTCATCTTTCGGAAATGCTTTCCGCCTCGGCGTTGTTTTGCGGTTACGTCGATCTGATTTTAAGAACTCTTCTCAGAGAAAAAAGAGACAACGTAGATCCAAGAATCGCCGGAAAAATTCTGGATATTCAAGAATTATTATATTCTAAAATATTGGAGATTTCCCGTAAAAAAGACAACGACCCGAATTTTAGAATGGAAGAAGTTCATCCTTACGGTTACGAAACTTCCCTGGATTTGATTTACTCTTGGTTTACGGATTGTGTCAGTAGCGTGGAATTGACGAAGTTGTTTCCGGACATCAATCTATTTTATTCGATTCACCCCGGAAAAACCCCGATCTATCAAAAAAACATTCTAAAAAAAATCAGAGCGCTGCGTTAGACAAAACCTTTAGTGGTGATGGTGGCCGTGATGACCTTGTTGGGGTCCATGAGAATCATGAATCTCTAATGTTCCGATTCTTTTGGTAAGATCCGATTCCTCACACTGAACGGTCACAAAATCAATCCCGAATTCGGATTTTAGAATCCGTTGTGTCAAAAAGACGATTTCACCCGAAGTTTTTAGATCCGAAACGGAAAGACGCAGAGTACAAGCGTGAACTCCTCTCGTAATCGCCCAAAAATGATAATCCAGAATTTTTTGAATTCCTGAAATCTTCCGAAGGTGCTCCAGAATATGAGGAATATCGAATGTAGGAGGAGACGATTCCAAAAGAACGGAAAGGCTTTCCTGGAAAATTCCCCATGCGGAACGCAAAATCAAAATAGAAATCAAAATGGAAATCAAAGGATCAATCCAGTTCCACTGCGTAAAATAGATCAGAATCGAGCCGATCAAAACGCCCGCCGTTGCAAGAAGGTCGCTGAGCACGTGGATATAAGCCGATTTGATATTGATATTCTCGTTGCTAAAACGAAATAGAATCCAGGCGCTGATCAGATTCAAAACGATCCCGCTGGAACTAAAGATCAACATTTGAAAACTCAAAATCTCTTTTTGATTCTGAAATCTTTCAATCGCTTCGTAAAAGATATAAAACGAAATTCCAAAAATCAAAATCGAATTTACGAGCGATGTTAAAATTTCAATTCGATAGTACCCAAAAGAATATTTCGGATTCGGTTTGCGGGATGCAAGGAGCACCGCGATCAAAGAAAGAGAAAGTGCGATCGCGTCGGTGATGATATGTCCCGCGTCGGCGAGGAGGGCGATACTTCCGCTCTGGATTCCTCCGAAGACTTCTACGACAAAGATCGTAAGCGAAACAAAAATCGCCAAAAGAATGGATCGTTTCAGACCCTTCTCTTGGCTTCTTTCTACGTGATGGAGTTGAAAAAAATCATCCATCAACGAGGAACGACTACGATATCAACTCTTCTGTTGAGCGCTCGATTTTCCGGAGTATCATTGGACACGATCGGCTGGAATTCTCCGTAACCCGCCAGTGATAGGTTTCTCGCGTCCAAGTTTTTATTTTCTAAAAAGTAATGGAGCACCGAAAGAGCTCTTTCTCCTGACAACTGCCAGTTGTCAGCGAACTTCTTTGTTCGGATCGGAATGTTGTCCGTATGTCCTTCGATGATGATGAGATTTCCCGGATAATTTACGAGAATATCTTTGATCTTATCCAGAGCCGGAAGAATCGCTTTTTTTAGATCGGCCGATCCGGAATCAAAGGAGATTTTGTCGTCGATATTGATCACGAGACGATTGTGAAATCGTTTGAGACGGATCTGTCCTTTTTTGATTTCATCTGTGAGTTTATTTTCCAGTTCATTGGCCTGATCGGAAAGACGATCCAATTCTTTCTTTTGATTTTCGGAAAGATTTTTGAGTTTGGAGATTTCGTCGTTCAAAGAGAGGATTCTTGCTTCGAGGTCGCCTATCTTTTTCTCATATTCCTTTTGTAAGGCTTCGGTCTTTTTCTGACAAGCGGCTCTTTCCTTTTCGAGTTCTTCCTTTAGATTTTCCAGGAGTTCCCGAAATTTTTTGGCCTGTCTTTCGTTTTCTTCGATCAGTTCCTTTTCTTTGTTTGTACTTTTTGCTTTTAAAACGGCGATCTGATTTTCAAGAGCTTTTATTTTCTCTTCGCTCAAGTCGTTGTCCTTAGCTCGGAATTCTTTCTCCCTCGCTAAAAGTTCCTCTAAAGAGCGGATCTTAGATTCGATCTCCAATTTCTCTTTTTTATAATTTTCGGTTTCGTTTCTGTATCTGGTTCTTAGGGAATCCAGTTCGATTTCAAGGGCGATCTTCTCGTTGTAGACCTTATTGTATTCCCAGGGATAATAAAACGCATCCGCAGAAAGCGGGCTGATGGAGAGAAGAAGAGCAAAGAAAAGAAGGAGAGAATAAGTTGGAAAGGATTTCATTGTGAATATACACCCTGTGTTTCTAGGATTGAACAGTTTACGATCGGGTCAAATGAAAAACTCCTTTTTTGACGGCAGGATGGAAATTCATTGATCGGTCTGGAAAGTTTTCAATTCTGTTCTCTGAAACCATTTCTCGGGGAGAATTTTATGGAAGAAAAAGGAGTCGGTCAGAGTCTATTCTCGGAAAAAGCGAATCCTTCTTCTTTGGAATGGATCGAATTCTTCCAAGAAAAAATCAAAGCCGCGAACGTCTCATTTTTAGATCGTTTTCTTACTCTCAATCACCCGGCGGACATCGCGGAAGTTTTGGAGAAGTTGGAAGAAGACGAGGCTTTCTACGTTTTCAAACATTGCGATTCCGAACTCCAGAGTTCGATCCTAGTCGAGTTTGACGAAGAATTTCAGGCGGACCTGATCTCTCGTTTTCAGATGAAGGAGATATCTCCGATTCTTGAAAATTTGGAAACTGACGAACTCTCGAGTTTGATCTCCGAATTTCCCAAGGACAAGGCGGAAGAAATTCTCAATTCCATCGACCAAGAAGATTCTTCTCAGGTTCGAAAACAGCTTACGTTTCGGGAATACACAGCCGGACGTCTGATGAACACTGTATTCGCTTCCGCCGTGGAAACCGATACGGTTCGAAAGGCGATCATCAAACTCAGAAAGATCGCAAGAGACACAGACGATATCTATCATCTCTATCTCACCGATGAGAATAACGTTCTCAAAGGTTACGTAAAACTAAAGAATTTATTTTTAGCTCCTCTCAACACAAAGGTAAGCCGTTTGATGAAAACCGGTTTTACTTCTCTTCACTACGATACGGATCAGGAAGAAGTCGCGAAAATTTTCAGAAAATATGATTTGGTTTCCGCAGCGGTCGTGGACGATCTTGGAAGAATTTTGGGAAGAATCACCGTGGACGACATTTTGGACATCGTTCACGAAGAGGCTTCGGAAGACATCCTTCGTTTGGGTGGGGTTTCCGAAGAGGAGAAACTGACTTCTTCCGTTTTAACCTCTGTTAGGCGAAGAATGGTCTGGCTTATGATCAATCTCGGAACTGCCTCCTTGGCCGCATCCGTAGTTTCCTTTTTTGGAGATACGATTGAAAAATACGTATTACTCGCTTCTCTTATGCCGATCGTAGCCGGAATGGGTGGAAATGCAGGAACTCAGTCGATCACTCTCATCGTTCGAAATTTAGCGACGGGAGATTTGACTACTGAAAACTGGAAGGCGGCAATTCGAAAAGAGGGTTTGGTCGGACTTTTTAACGGCTTTATGGTCGGGATCACCGCCGGAGTGATCGTATATCTTTTTACCGGAAATTTTGCGTTGTCCGCGGTCATGTTTATGGCATTGCAAGCGAACCTTTTGATCGCCGCTGTCATCGGAACTTCGATTCCATTGCTCCTTCGAGTGGTAGGAATCGATCCGGCGATTGCGTCTTCGATCTTTGTGACGACCTTTACGGATGTTTTTGGATTCTTTTGCTTTTTAGGATTGGCTACGATCTTTATTCATTTATTATAATGGACTTCGAAAGAACGGAAGGACGAATGGAAAAACAAAAATGGAAATGAGTTATCTTAGAATAGAATTTAGTTTCGGAGAATAAAAATCGATGTCGGGTATGAAGTCAAAGTTTACATTTACAAAAATCCTTTTAATCGTCGGGATCACTTGGGGCGGACTTGGAATCCTTTCTTGTTCCGCGGGCAATACGAAAACCCCCGAGGGTGAAACAGTGAAAACCGAACCGGTCGCCAATCCCGCGGGAGAAAACGAAATCGTTTTGGACGAAGAGGGCAAGGAAGTCTCTCTAAACACGGGAGATCATCCCGCGTTTCTCAAACCTTCCAAGGATCCACTGGAATACTTTCGAGTTCATATTTCGAGCGACGGGTATCAACTCCGACAACTTCGAGGCTCCAAATACATCAAAAGAAAAGTGGATAAGGGCGGAGACGCTCTCATCAGCGAAGAATTGGTTCGTTACAATAAGATCAACTTTATCGACGACGGAATCATCATCGTTGTATTAAACGGAAATACGGGAGCTTTTGAAACGATTCGTTTTAATACGAGGGTTCCCAGAATCAACGACTTAGCAAAAATCGTACAAAACGACGTAACGCGCTGGTCCATGGAGCATTCGGAAGAAAAACCTGTGGTTACTAAATTCCAAATCCATTATACTCTCGAACTCAAAAACAAAGTGGGAAGCAATCGGGATGTTGTGAAGGAAGAATTGAAAAAAGAAGTGATTCGAAGGAAGTAAATTTTCGAAAACGAAATTTCAATCCATTTGCATTCGAAAAAAAGGGCTCGAAAACATTTCGAGCCCTTTTTTATTTATTCTCCGTTTTCCAGCTCCTATTTTGTCAAATCGAAACTCGAGTTTATAAATTTCTAAAGTGGGCTTCTACTCACAAATCGATCCGACTAAACCTTTTGGATCCTTTAAGTAACTTCTAATGAACTTGAATTCTAAAATTTGAATCTATATTACGGAAAAATCGTTTTTCCAGTTTAAAAAACTTGTTTTGAGTTTTGTAAAGAATCCGGGAAAGGTTTTATCGTATTTGCATTCCGCGATCAAACCCTTCGAAATCGATGATTTGGATCGATTTTTAACTCCTTTTTTCCTTTTACGCCAAGACTTTAAAAACGGAATCAATTGTAATCGAATCAAAATTGATAATAAAACTTAAATAGAGAGACATTCATAAATTTCCTGAATGAAATAGAGTTTGTCTTCCATTTTGATCCATCCTGATCCGGGATAGAAAGATTTATCCTAGTTAAGGCGAAGGCAACGCCATAATCTTAATCTGCTTTTGATATATAAATTGTTTATAATAAACTAATTAGATTTCGTTTTCTACATTCTAAATATTAAAGCCTTGTTTAAAATTTATTTAGCCTTATATTGATAGGATAGAAGGTTCATGCGTGTTGATATTAGTACTATCACGTCTGAATCCGTTCATATGCTCCATTTTTGTATAATAAGGCCTTTCATTTTAGATTCTAAATAGATTTATTATATTCTTACTTTTGAAACTACTACAAAAAAATTATTTAAAAACAATCTTCTCTTTTAAAACTACAAAATGAATAACAAACTTACTATTATAGAATACAATCCCTTATTATTTTATCGAGTTGCTTCCATTGAGTGAATGTTCCATGGAGCCATATAGAATTCAAAATATCCTCATTGTCGACGATCAAAAAACGAATCTCAAGTTGCTAAAAGTACAACTTGAATCCTTCGGTTACATAGTTTTCGAAGCATCCGACGGAATGGAAGCTTTGGAAGTATTAGAAAAAAGGAAAGTAGAAGTGATTATATCGGATATTCTGATGCCGAACATGCACGGATACGAGTTTTGTGCCAAGGTAAGGGCGGACAAGGCCTTGGATTCCGTTGTATTCATTTTTTATACCGCAACGATGACTTTAAAAAGTGAGGAACAGTTTGCGCTCAAGCTCGGCGCGGACGCATTTTTTAGAAAACCAACATCCTTAACTGCCATGCTGGAAGTGATCCAGGGTATCGCGAAGGATACGCAGCACAGAATTCTTACTCCGTTGATTCAATCGACGGAATCGATTCTCAGAGAATATAGCCAAAGTATCGTTAATAAATTCGAAGACCAGAACGCGATGCTGATCGAAAAGAACAATCTCCTGACGCATGAGATCGGTGAAAGGAAAAAGGCGGAAGAGGACGGCAAACGGCAGTCGGTGTTTTTTAGAATGTTATTCGAATCGTCTCCGATTGGACTCGTGATGGTCCACACGGATAATTCTGTCATCGCCGCAAACCGTATGTTTACTGAAATTTTTCAATATTCGGCGGAGGATTTGATCGGAAATAACCTGAGTGATTTTATCTCTCCGAATGGAAAATCAAACGAATCCAAAGAACTTTTGGAACAAGCGATTCTTGGATCCATTCTTCCTATACAAATCGTGAGAATGAGAAAAGATAAAAGTTTAGTCGAAATCCTGTTTCATATGTATCCGTTTATCGTCGATAACGAGCCGATTGCTCTTTGCGGGGTCTATGTAGATCAGACAAATCAAAAATCCCTCGAAAAACAATTGAGACAATCTCAAAAATTGGAAAGCCTCGGAACTCTTGCAAGTAGCATCGCACACGATTTTAATAATATTCTTACAATCATCCTGGGACATACCGGTCTTCTTGAATCCAAAAGTTCGGATAAGACCAAACTTTTACATAGTATTCAAATCATTCAAAACGCTTCCGAACGAGGGGCATCCATAGTAAGACAACTGCTCACCTTCGCTCGTAAGACGGAGATGATCTATCGGTCTGTAATGTTAAACGACATCGTAAGGGAGATCGAAAACCTGCTCCAAGATACGTTTCCAAAGACGATCGTCATCAAATCCGATCTGGATTCGGATATATCTTACATTTCCGCGGACGCAGGACAAATTCATCAGTTGTTATTAAATCTTTGCATCAATGCAAAGGATTCCATCCAGGAAATTCAGAGAATAGGAGCAATTACGATTTCCACAAAGGAAGTAGCGAAGGAGATAGTTCTTCAAATTTTTCCGAATGCCACCGAACATTCTTATATTAGAATACGCGTTAGCGATACCGGCGCCGGTATGACCGAAGAAACGATACAAAGAGTTTTCGAACCGTTTTTCACGACAAAAGGAGAAGAAAAAGGAACGGGCTTGGGACTTTCGGTCGTTTATGGAATCGTTGAAAATCATCATGGGTTTATCGATTTTCGAAGTAAGGTTGGAACTGGAACGACCTGCACGGTTTATTTTCCGAGTGAAACAAACGTTTCTAAATCTAAGAATTCCGATAAAGAAGAGAGCAGTTATCTGGTTAAAAAAAGAGCCGGAACGATTCTTTTAGTGGAAGATGAGGAATTTATTCGGGAGTTCACGAAAGAGGTTCTCACTGAGGTCGGTTACAATGTGATCTCGACGGAGAATGGGAGAGAAGCTCTGAGCAAATTTGAACAACATAAGGACGAAATATTCTTAGTTATATCCGATTTGGATATTCCGATCATAAACGGAGACGAAGTCTGTATAAGGATTTTTGCATTAAAGCCCGAAATGAAAATTATCGTTGCGAGCGGTTATATCAGTTCCGATGTAAAGCAAAGTTTGTATGATTGGAAGGATCAGATTCGATACGTACAAAAACCCTTTCGGCCAAGCGAACTTTTGGAAGCGATCGACCAATTGATAAAGGCAGTTTAACGTCCCAAACCGCAAAAGAAAAAATTCTGATCCTTTTGTTTCTATGACCGTAAACTCCTTTCCTCTTCGGACCGCCCATAAACGATGATCTAAAATACATTTAGACTCGCGCTAAAAGGTAAAGAATTCCGCTCAACATGTCTCGATTAAACTTCCTCCTCGAAGCCGAAGCTCCTCATTCCAATGCTCGCGCAGCAACGTTTACTACATTGCACGGGAAAGTTCAAACTCCTATCTTTATGCCGGTTGGAACCCAAGCCACCGTAAGAGCTCAGACGGTCGATTCTCTAAAGGCGATGGGCTCCCGCGTTCTATTGGCGAATACATATCATCTTCTTTTAAGACCCGGTGCGGAAGTTTTTCGCAAGATGGGTGGAATTCATAAGTTTATGAACTGGGATTTTCCCGTGCTTACCGACTCGGGTGGGTTTCAAATCTTCAGTCTTCCGAATTCTCGAAAGATGACCGAAGAGGGAGCTCTTTTTCGAAGTTACGTGGATGGAAAGATGATTCTTCTTTCTCCGGAACTGAGCATCGATATGCAAAGAGCGATCGGCTCCGATATCATGATGGTTTTGGATCAGTGTATTCCGTCTACCGCCGATTATGCGAAAGCAAAAGACGCGATGGAGATCACACATCGATGGGCGAAACGAAGTCTGGACGCGAGAGGGGATTCTTCCCAATCTATGTTTGGAATCGTACAAGGGGCTTGTTTTCCGGATCTCAGAAAAGAAAGCGCAAAGGCTCTGACTCAGATGTCCTTTGACGGATTTGCGATCGGCGGCTTGGCGGTGGGAGAAACCAAAGAAGAAAGAAACGATTTCTGCGAACTCTCGGCTTCCTTGCTTCCCAAACATCTTCCGCGTTATTTGATGGGAGTTGGAACTCCTATCGATCTTTTGGAGGCGGTTCACCGCGGAGTGGATATGTTTGATTGTACGATTCCGACCGAACTCGCTCAACACGGAGTCGCTTACACGAGCGCCGGAAAATTACAACTCCATAGAACCATTTATAAGTTTGAAGAATCTAAACTCGATGAAAACTGTGAATGCCCTTGTTGTCAGAACTATTCTCGTTCTTATCTCCATCATCTTATCAAGACGAGTGAAATTTTGGGATGGCATCTGATCGCGATGCACAATCTGAATTTTTATCACCGTCTTATGGCCGAGATGCGCGCTCGTATCTTTGAAGGAAATTTTGCTTCTTACTATTCCCAAAAAAAGGAAGAACTGACTCGAAGCGACAACGTAGATCCTTCCTTACACAAAAAAAGAACTCCGAAAGCACAGAGAAAAAGAATTCTCGGAGACTATGAGATTCGAGAAAACAAAGAAGGAAAGTATTGGAGCGTTCGTCAGAGAAGTTCCGGCGAAACGATGCATTCGGTAAACAATCCTTCCCAAGAAGCAAAGTCCCTTTATATCGTTCAATCCAAACTTTCAGAAAAACTTTCAGTCGATAGTTCCTTGTCTAAAAACTCTCGACCCTTTGTGATCTGGGACGTGGGTCTTGGCGCGGCTACCAATTCCATGGCGGCGATTCAGTGTTACGAAGAAGTCGATTCTCCCGTTCCGATGAATATGATTAGTTTTGAATGTGATCTGGATCCGTTTCGTCTCGCGATGAGAAACATCGGATGTTTTCCCC
This is a stretch of genomic DNA from Leptospira tipperaryensis. It encodes these proteins:
- a CDS encoding acyl-CoA dehydrogenase; protein product: MNLKEFLSSVPSEEYHSVFRNALPYLVEEGYFDAIVGGSFESFHKKIFTLGSYPRGIGIGIALMAQTNVAGRILKFVSEGFANETETNKLPGREKTISIVKALLQGVGTGKDIISMGVSESGWKGRISNITSSYKIEGDRIVLDLTKSFLTNGANCSGFLVVAKSPNETYDVIYLPLETPGLEVELFDLEYAKEATHCRLKGEGLSFPLENLVFLNYQGYAPEIHLSEMLSASALFCGYVDLILRTLLREKRDNVDPRIAGKILDIQELLYSKILEISRKKDNDPNFRMEEVHPYGYETSLDLIYSWFTDCVSSVELTKLFPDINLFYSIHPGKTPIYQKNILKKIRALR
- a CDS encoding cation diffusion facilitator family transporter — its product is MDDFFQLHHVERSQEKGLKRSILLAIFVSLTIFVVEVFGGIQSGSIALLADAGHIITDAIALSLSLIAVLLASRKPNPKYSFGYYRIEILTSLVNSILIFGISFYIFYEAIERFQNQKEILSFQMLIFSSSGIVLNLISAWILFRFSNENINIKSAYIHVLSDLLATAGVLIGSILIYFTQWNWIDPLISILISILILRSAWGIFQESLSVLLESSPPTFDIPHILEHLRKISGIQKILDYHFWAITRGVHACTLRLSVSDLKTSGEIVFLTQRILKSEFGIDFVTVQCEESDLTKRIGTLEIHDSHGPQQGHHGHHHH
- a CDS encoding OmpA family protein, which codes for MKSFPTYSLLLFFALLLSISPLSADAFYYPWEYNKVYNEKIALEIELDSLRTRYRNETENYKKEKLEIESKIRSLEELLAREKEFRAKDNDLSEEKIKALENQIAVLKAKSTNKEKELIEENERQAKKFRELLENLKEELEKERAACQKKTEALQKEYEKKIGDLEARILSLNDEISKLKNLSENQKKELDRLSDQANELENKLTDEIKKGQIRLKRFHNRLVINIDDKISFDSGSADLKKAILPALDKIKDILVNYPGNLIIIEGHTDNIPIRTKKFADNWQLSGERALSVLHYFLENKNLDARNLSLAGYGEFQPIVSNDTPENRALNRRVDIVVVPR
- the mgtE gene encoding magnesium transporter; its protein translation is MEEKGVGQSLFSEKANPSSLEWIEFFQEKIKAANVSFLDRFLTLNHPADIAEVLEKLEEDEAFYVFKHCDSELQSSILVEFDEEFQADLISRFQMKEISPILENLETDELSSLISEFPKDKAEEILNSIDQEDSSQVRKQLTFREYTAGRLMNTVFASAVETDTVRKAIIKLRKIARDTDDIYHLYLTDENNVLKGYVKLKNLFLAPLNTKVSRLMKTGFTSLHYDTDQEEVAKIFRKYDLVSAAVVDDLGRILGRITVDDILDIVHEEASEDILRLGGVSEEEKLTSSVLTSVRRRMVWLMINLGTASLAASVVSFFGDTIEKYVLLASLMPIVAGMGGNAGTQSITLIVRNLATGDLTTENWKAAIRKEGLVGLFNGFMVGITAGVIVYLFTGNFALSAVMFMALQANLLIAAVIGTSIPLLLRVVGIDPAIASSIFVTTFTDVFGFFCFLGLATIFIHLL
- a CDS encoding LA_2219 family laminin/E-cadherin/plasminogen-binding protein, translating into MSGMKSKFTFTKILLIVGITWGGLGILSCSAGNTKTPEGETVKTEPVANPAGENEIVLDEEGKEVSLNTGDHPAFLKPSKDPLEYFRVHISSDGYQLRQLRGSKYIKRKVDKGGDALISEELVRYNKINFIDDGIIIVVLNGNTGAFETIRFNTRVPRINDLAKIVQNDVTRWSMEHSEEKPVVTKFQIHYTLELKNKVGSNRDVVKEELKKEVIRRK
- a CDS encoding ATP-binding response regulator; this encodes MEPYRIQNILIVDDQKTNLKLLKVQLESFGYIVFEASDGMEALEVLEKRKVEVIISDILMPNMHGYEFCAKVRADKALDSVVFIFYTATMTLKSEEQFALKLGADAFFRKPTSLTAMLEVIQGIAKDTQHRILTPLIQSTESILREYSQSIVNKFEDQNAMLIEKNNLLTHEIGERKKAEEDGKRQSVFFRMLFESSPIGLVMVHTDNSVIAANRMFTEIFQYSAEDLIGNNLSDFISPNGKSNESKELLEQAILGSILPIQIVRMRKDKSLVEILFHMYPFIVDNEPIALCGVYVDQTNQKSLEKQLRQSQKLESLGTLASSIAHDFNNILTIILGHTGLLESKSSDKTKLLHSIQIIQNASERGASIVRQLLTFARKTEMIYRSVMLNDIVREIENLLQDTFPKTIVIKSDLDSDISYISADAGQIHQLLLNLCINAKDSIQEIQRIGAITISTKEVAKEIVLQIFPNATEHSYIRIRVSDTGAGMTEETIQRVFEPFFTTKGEEKGTGLGLSVVYGIVENHHGFIDFRSKVGTGTTCTVYFPSETNVSKSKNSDKEESSYLVKKRAGTILLVEDEEFIREFTKEVLTEVGYNVISTENGREALSKFEQHKDEIFLVISDLDIPIINGDEVCIRIFALKPEMKIIVASGYISSDVKQSLYDWKDQIRYVQKPFRPSELLEAIDQLIKAV
- the tgt gene encoding tRNA guanosine(34) transglycosylase Tgt yields the protein MSRLNFLLEAEAPHSNARAATFTTLHGKVQTPIFMPVGTQATVRAQTVDSLKAMGSRVLLANTYHLLLRPGAEVFRKMGGIHKFMNWDFPVLTDSGGFQIFSLPNSRKMTEEGALFRSYVDGKMILLSPELSIDMQRAIGSDIMMVLDQCIPSTADYAKAKDAMEITHRWAKRSLDARGDSSQSMFGIVQGACFPDLRKESAKALTQMSFDGFAIGGLAVGETKEERNDFCELSASLLPKHLPRYLMGVGTPIDLLEAVHRGVDMFDCTIPTELAQHGVAYTSAGKLQLHRTIYKFEESKLDENCECPCCQNYSRSYLHHLIKTSEILGWHLIAMHNLNFYHRLMAEMRARIFEGNFASYYSQKKEELTRSDNVDPSLHKKRTPKAQRKRILGDYEIRENKEGKYWSVRQRSSGETMHSVNNPSQEAKSLYIVQSKLSEKLSVDSSLSKNSRPFVIWDVGLGAATNSMAAIQCYEEVDSPVPMNMISFECDLDPFRLAMRNIGCFPHLFHKAPRSILDKGNWTSPFGGLTWNLVLGDFAETFREEQTPDLIFYDPFSFKTDSKLWEPEFLKELFTFFQNDSKNTMLVTYSASTAVRSSLLYAGFWVGRGKGTGPKSETTVAYTKRPQNPDEFSQLLGAEWLGRRERSHARYRIEWNEEENKIWEESILSHSQFQI